Sequence from the Collinsella aerofaciens ATCC 25986 genome:
CCCCAAGCGTCATTTGGTTAAGCAGGGAACGCCCACCATGGGTGGCGTTGTCATTCTCGTCGCGATTTCGCTGACCTGCCTGCTGATGGGCAAGCTCACCACCGAGCTCGTGCTCGTGCTGCTCGCCACGCTGGCGACCGGCGTGCTGGGCCTGATCGACGACCTGACCTCCGTTACGCATGGGCGCTCGCTCGGTCTGACGCCTCATGCCAAGATGATCGGCCTAACCATTATCTGTGTCACCTTTACGGTACTTGCCGTTAACTGGTGCGGCGTCGCCCCCGAGATTCGTTTTCCCGGCGGCCTGACGATTGACCTTGGCGTGCTTTCGACCACCATCTGCGGCCTTTCGTTCCCGTGGCTCTACATTGTCTTTTGCTGGCTGATGATCGCCGGTCTTTCTAATGCCGTGAACCTGACCGATGGCCTTGACGGTCTTGCTGGCGGCACCTCCATGATTGCCATGCTCGCCATGGCTGCCATGGCGTTTTTGCACGGAGACGTGAACCTGTCCATCTTCTGCACCGCGTGTGCCGGTGCCTGCTTGGGCTTTCTGTGGTTCAACTGCTATCCGGCGAGCATCTTTATGGGCGATACCGGCTCGCTTGCCCTGGGCGCCGCGTTTGCCTGCACGTCCATCATGACCAACACCGAGGTCGTCTCCCTCATCATCGGCGGCCTGTTTATCGTTGAGACCCTGTCGGTCATGATTCAGGTTGTCTACTTCCACTTTACGCACAAGCGCGTCTTCCTTATGGCGCCCATCCATCATCATTTCGAAAAGAAGGGCTGGGCCGAGACCAAGGTCGTCATCCGTTTTTGGATTATCGCTGCGGCCTTTGGTGCCGTTGGCCTTGCCCTGTTCTTCCAGTTGGGATAGTGGTCTTTCATGCCTCTTGCTGATGTCTTTAGCCTGCTCGTTTTGGGTCAGGGCAAATCCGGTCTCGATGTCGCCCGCTGGGCGCTGGCACATCCCGAGCGCGTAAGCGCCGTTACCGTGTATGGCGGCGGCACCTCTGAGCCCAATGACGCCACGCGTGCGCTCGAGGCTGCTGGTGCGTCGTTTGTCTATGGGACCGAACAGGTCGAGGGCGCCTATGACGTATGCGTGACGTGCCCGGGCATCTCGGAGTTCTCGGGCTTCTTTAAGGCCGGGCGCGAGCATGCCGCCCAGATTATGGGTGAGCCCGAGTTTGCCTATCGCCTGTCGCCCGATAACTGGATTGCCATCACGGGCACCAACGGCAAGACGACCACCACGTCGCTGACTGATTTTCTGCTTAAGGCTGCCGGCGAGGCCAGCGTTGCTGTCGGCAACATCGGCGAGCCGCCGGTCAACGAGATTGACGGCCGAGCCCACAACGAGTGGTTTGTGGCTGAGCTCTCGAGCTATCAGATTGCTACGACAACCGAGCTCCACCCCCGCGTGGCGGTGCTGCTCAACATCACTCCCGACCACTTGGGCTGGCATAAGAGCCATAAGAACTATGCGCTTGCCAAGATCAAACTGTTTGACAATATGGTCGATGACGATCTGGTGGTTGTCGACGTCGAAGACGCCGGCATTCACGAGTTCGATGAGTACATCTACACGCCGGGTCGTCGCATCTGCAAGGTTGCCTTTGACGAGCCTGAGGGCGAGGATGCCGCCTTTGTGCGCGATGGCAAGATGATCGTGCGTCTGAAGGGTGTCGAGACCCCGCTCATCGCTACATCCGAGCTCAAGATCTCGGGCCATCACAATGTTATCAATGCCCTGTGCGCTGCCACGGCTGCCTTGGCAGTCGGTGCCGATGTCGATGGTGTCTGCCGCGGTCTTGCCTCGTTCCAGCCGCTCGAGCACCGCGTGGAGCCGTGTGGCGAGATTGACGGCGTGCGCTACGTCAACGATTCCAAGGCGACCAACACCGATGCGGTCGAGAAGGCACTGACGGCATTTCCCGATGACGACGTGATCTTGCTGCTCGGCGGCCACGATAAGGGCACGCCGCTCACGGACTTCGCGCGCGTCGTTATGGACAACGTGCGCTCGGTCGTCTGCTTTGGCGATGCGCGCGAGCGCTTCACCGCCGCTATGGACGAGGCCGATGTCGATGGCGATGTGGATATCGCCCAGGCGGATGACCTGCGCGACGCCGTGGACGTTGCCCGTTCGCTTTCGAGCCGTGGTGACGTGATCTTACTTTCTCCTGCCTGCTCTTCGTTCGATGAGTTCTCGGGCTATGAGGAGCGCGGCCGCGTGTTTAAGGACTACGTGGCTCAGCTTGCCGCTACAGCGAAATCACAAATGGAATAGGGGTTGCGGTGAGAGAGGAGAGCCCCCGACAAGGTATGAGGAGGCCCGACTCGGACCGTGCTTCCTCACGTCGCACCACACCGCGTTCCAGCCGCGGCGGGCAGTCGTTTAGCGAACGCTATATTGCCGGCGTTCCCGCCCGTATCA
This genomic interval carries:
- the murD gene encoding UDP-N-acetylmuramoyl-L-alanine--D-glutamate ligase yields the protein MPLADVFSLLVLGQGKSGLDVARWALAHPERVSAVTVYGGGTSEPNDATRALEAAGASFVYGTEQVEGAYDVCVTCPGISEFSGFFKAGREHAAQIMGEPEFAYRLSPDNWIAITGTNGKTTTTSLTDFLLKAAGEASVAVGNIGEPPVNEIDGRAHNEWFVAELSSYQIATTTELHPRVAVLLNITPDHLGWHKSHKNYALAKIKLFDNMVDDDLVVVDVEDAGIHEFDEYIYTPGRRICKVAFDEPEGEDAAFVRDGKMIVRLKGVETPLIATSELKISGHHNVINALCAATAALAVGADVDGVCRGLASFQPLEHRVEPCGEIDGVRYVNDSKATNTDAVEKALTAFPDDDVILLLGGHDKGTPLTDFARVVMDNVRSVVCFGDARERFTAAMDEADVDGDVDIAQADDLRDAVDVARSLSSRGDVILLSPACSSFDEFSGYEERGRVFKDYVAQLAATAKSQME
- the mraY gene encoding phospho-N-acetylmuramoyl-pentapeptide-transferase, encoding MFGNPSYPTYQAFLGLGIAAAIALLLMPWWIKLLKVEGIGQQVRADGPKRHLVKQGTPTMGGVVILVAISLTCLLMGKLTTELVLVLLATLATGVLGLIDDLTSVTHGRSLGLTPHAKMIGLTIICVTFTVLAVNWCGVAPEIRFPGGLTIDLGVLSTTICGLSFPWLYIVFCWLMIAGLSNAVNLTDGLDGLAGGTSMIAMLAMAAMAFLHGDVNLSIFCTACAGACLGFLWFNCYPASIFMGDTGSLALGAAFACTSIMTNTEVVSLIIGGLFIVETLSVMIQVVYFHFTHKRVFLMAPIHHHFEKKGWAETKVVIRFWIIAAAFGAVGLALFFQLG